A DNA window from Betta splendens chromosome 6, fBetSpl5.4, whole genome shotgun sequence contains the following coding sequences:
- the smc1b gene encoding structural maintenance of chromosomes protein 1B isoform X2, whose product MVYLKQLEVENFKSWRGRQVIGPFMRFNCVIGTNGSGKSNVMDALSFAIGERVASLRIRNLRDLIHGAHVGQPAADTARVALRCCDDDDRETVFCRSVVGNSCEYHINDTHVTFATYLEELTKIGIIAKAQNCLVFQGAVESIALKDPKERTKMLEIISQSKECAAEYEKKKAALLKAKEDTQFYFNKKKSATVERKQVSQEKIEAQKYQTLLDNIDQKHLQLRLAELYHNEKGISALNETLGQKQQATANKNSKLVKCEQTLKSYKKEHGRLAREQQHIEKEIRAQEHILSQSRSQYIKAKVNTAHHVKKAEESRNAYKKTKKLQATQEQDLANGLEELAAVERTWRDYEKQFQWEGTLHGRDIELDKDQLERYRELKQLAQRQGAVLSQQAEKLHWEVRADNDKLALDQRREKEVEVGIRNHQIQLEEVTRKAEKLEEYTQSCISSLEEYHQREENLSAELQRGRQRTEEVNRELGQVMEDLGNARLYSLESTRQQQRKDLLDKLRRLYPETVYGQLSDFCSPIHKKYQLAVTKVFGRYINAIIVASEKVARDCIIFMKEERYEHETFLPIDYLDVKPLNERLREVPGAKMLVDVVQITAATAASQLRRVVHFICGNSLVCETIKEARHLAFDGQKRLKTVALDGTLFAKSGLISGGSSDLRTKARLWDEKDMTRLKERKDQLTTELRDLMRLKRRETDLNQIIAQAQGAQIRLKYSKAELENIKKKNIPKCQAEISRMESELVNLNSQIHMQQESVKAKEAELKTLRDQIDKMEDSVFFDFCAEIGVGSIREYEQEHLRQQAERDKKRLEFENHCTRLNAQLQYEQNQLEQLKKKLHKMEEYVDEEERTMAERRKEEEELLVAVENCQDKLLELNNLLLSKKSQVTTAKVELDQKSQSVEEMNKELMKLQREVMSTETALEQKYLARHNLLVSIKIQNLSITLLSGSLNEISGEQLDAESESTLATMDVFEREAQLVIDYSALEEDFRILQTEEEVQAYIENMRESISSLEELLHHTSTPNFKALEKMKEVKDKLQGIMEAFDASTKATKKCSQEFEQVKAQRFQLFSRCFEHVSAVIDQIYKRICRNSSAQAILSVDNPDEPYLGGITYNCVAPGKRFMSMDNLSGGEKAIAALALLFAIHSFRPAPFFVLDEVDAALDNTNISKLTSFIREETKRNMQIIVISLKEEFFSKADALLGVFSESDDCMFSCIVTIDLRPYPLIEEDNGKDTDTDVRAA is encoded by the exons ATGGTGTATttaaagcagctggaggtggaaaaCTTCAAGTCGTGGCGCGGGAGGCAGGTCATCGGCCCCTTCATGCGTTTTAACTGCGTTATTGGCACAAACGGCTCCG GAAAGTCCAACGTGATGGACGCCCTGAGTTTCGCCATAGGAGAGCGGGTCGCCTCGCTCCGCATCAGGAACCTCAGAGACCTGATACACGGAGCCCACGTCGGACAACCTGCGGCCGACACCGCCCGCGTCGCCTTGCGGTGCTGCGACGACGACGACCGGGAGACGGTGTTCTGCCGGAGCGTTGTCG GGAACTCGTGCGAGTATCACATTAATGATACACACGTTACTTTTGCCACATATTTGGAGGAGCTCACAAAGATTGGGATTATTGCAAAGGCTCAAAACTGTCTGGTGTTCCAG GGAGCAGTGGAGTCTATAGCTTTAAAGGACCCAAAGGAAAGAACCAAGATGTTAGAGATCATCAGTCAGTCAAAAGAGTGTGCTGCAGagtatgaaaagaagaaagcagccCTGTTGAAGGCTAAAGAGGACACACAGTTCTACTTCAACAAGAAAAAGTCTGCCACTGTTGAGAGGAAACAGGTGTCCCAGGAGAAAATAGAG gctcagaAGTACCAAACTCTCTTGGACAACATAGACCAAAAGCACTTGCAGCTAAGACTGGCTGAACTCTACCATAATGAGAAGGGCATCAGCGCCCTCAATGAGACTCTTGGGCAAAAACAGCAGGCTACAGCTAATAAGAACAGCAAACTGGTGAAATGTGAACAGACCCTCAAATCTTACAAGAAGGAACATGGACGTCTTGCTCGAGAGCAACAGCACATTGAGAAGGAGATCCG TGCCCAGGAACATATCCTGTCCCAGTCTCGGTCTCAGTACATCAAAGCCAAGGTAAACACTGCCCACCATGTGAAAAAGGCTGAAGAGAGCCGTAATGCTTACAAGAAAACTAAGAAGCTGCAGGCTACTCAAGAGCAGGATCTAGCAAATGGTCTGGAAGAGTTGGCTGCAGTAGAGAGGACATGGAGGGACTATGAGAAGCAGTTCCAATGGGAGGGAACCTTGCATGGAAGGGACATTGAGCTGGACAAGGATCAG CTAGAGCGATATAGGGAGCTAAAACAGTTGGCTCAAAGACAGGGGGCTGTCCTCAGCCAACAGGCAGAGAAGCTGCACTGGGAGGTGAGAGCTGACAATGATAAGTTGGCTTTGGACCAGCGCAGAGAAAAGGAAGTGGAG GTTGGCATCAGGAACCACCAGATTCAGCTGGAAGAAGTAACACGCAAagcagagaagctggaggagtaCACCCAGTCCTGCAT TTCATCTCTTGAGGAGTATCATCAGCGTGAGGAGAACCTAAGCGCAGAGCTGCAGCGGGGGCGCCAGCGCACTGAGGAGGTGAACCGGGAGCTGGGTCAGGTGATGGAGGATCTGGGGAACGCCCGGCTGTACAGCCTGGAGAgcacacgccagcagcagcgcaaGGATCTGCTAGATAAGCTTCGTAGACTCTACCCTGAAACTGTG TATGGCCAGCTCTCTGACTTCTGCAGTCCCATTCATAAGAAGTACCAGCTGGCTGTCACCAAGGTGTTTGGTCGCTACATTAATGCAATAATAGTGGCCTCAGAGAAAGTAGCCCGTGACTGCATCATTTTCATGAAGGAGGAGCGATACGAACACGAAACCTTTCTACCCATAGACTACTTGGAT GTGAAACCTCTAAATGAGCGTCTGAGGGAGGTGCCTGGTGCCAAGATGCTGGTTGATGTTGTACAGATTACAGCTGCCACTGCTGCGTCTCAGCTACGGAGAGTGGTGCATTTCATATGTGGCAACTCACTGGTGTGTGAGACCATCAAAGAAGCTCGACACTTGGCCTTCGATGGGCAGAAGCGCTTAAAG ACAGTAGCTCTGGATGGAACGCTGTTTGCCAAGTCGGGTCTGATTTCTGGAGGCTCCAGTGACCTACGCACTAAAGCTCGCCTCTGGGATGAGAAAGACATGACACGGCTGAAGGAACGCAAAGACCAGCTGACAACAGAGTTACGC GACCTAATGAGGCTGAAGCGGAGAGAGACCGACCTGAATCAGATTATTGCTCAGGCTCAGGGTGCTCAGATCCGCCTCAAATACTCCAAAGCTGAGctggaaaacattaaaaagaaaaatatccCTAAATGCCAAGCG GAAATTTCTCGTATGGAGAGTGAATTAGTAAACCTAAATTCTCAGATCCATATGCAGCAGGAGAGTGTGAAGGCAAAGGAAGCAGAGCTGAAGACACTCAGAGATCAGATTGACAAG ATGGAGGATTCTGTCTTTTTTGACTTCTGTGCTGAGATTGGGGTGGGCAGCATCCGGGAGTATGAGCAGGAGCACCTGAGACAGCAGGCAGAGCGTGACAAGAAACG GCTGGAGTTTGAGAATCACTGTACACGCCTAAATGCACAGCTTCAGTATGAACAAAACCaactggagcagctgaagaagaagcTCCACAAAATGGAGGAGTAtgttgatgaggaggagagaaccATGGCTGAGCGAAGGAAG gaggaggaggagctgctcgtGGCAGTGGAAAATTGTCAAGACAAGCTTCTTGAGCTGAACAACCTGCTGTTGTCTAAGAAAAGCCAAGTGACCACTGCCAAGGTTGAACTGGACCAGAAAAGCCAGAGTGTCGAAGAAATGAACAA AGAGTTGATGAAGCTTCAGCGGGAGGTGATGTCTACAGAGACAGCTTTGGAGCAGAAATACTTGGCAAGACACAACTTACTTGTGTCCATCAAGATCCAGAATCTGTCCATCACCCTGCTGTCTGGCAGTCTGAATGAAATCAGTGGGGAGCAG CTTGATGCAGAATCTGAAAGCACTTTAGCCACCATGGACGTGTTTGAAAGAGAGGCGCAGCTAGTCATCGATTACTCTGCACTGGAGGAAGACTTCAGG ATTCTGCAGACTGAAGAGGAGGTGCAGGCTTACATAGAAAACATGAGGGAGTCCATTTCCTCTTTGGAGGAATTGCTGCATCATACCTCTACACCAAATTTTAAAGCTCTCGAGAAgatgaaggaggtgaaggacaaGTTGCAGGGAATCATGGAAG CTTTTGATGCCAGCACGAAAGCAACCAAAAAGTGCAGCCAGGAGTTTGAGCAAGTGAAAGCCCAGCGCTTCCAGCTCTTCAGCCGGTGCTTTGAGCACGTGTCTGCTGTAATTGATCAAATCTATAAAAGAATTtgcagaaacagcagcgcaCAG GCCATTCTGAGTGTAGACAATCCAGACGAGCCGTACCTCGGAGGCATCACGTACAACTGCGTGGCGCCTGGGAAACGCTTCATGTCCATGGACAACCTGTCTGGTGGAGAGAAGGCCATCGCTGCTTTGGCCCTGCTGTTCGCCATTCATAG CTTCCGTCCTGCTCCTTTCTTTGTCTTGGATGAAGTGGATGCAGCTTTGGACAACACTAATATCAGCAAG TTGACCAGTTTCATCAGGGAGGAGACCAAGAGGAACATGCAGATTATTGTCATCTCCCTGAAGGAGGAGTTTTTCTCCAAGGCTGATGCTTTGCTTGGAGTTTTCTCTGAA TCTGACGATTGTATGTTCAGTTGCATTGTGACCATCGATCTGCGTCCATACCCTCTGATAGAAGAAGACAATGGGAAAGACACTGACACGGACGTCAGAGCGGCTTGA
- the smc1b gene encoding structural maintenance of chromosomes protein 1B isoform X1, whose amino-acid sequence MVYLKQLEVENFKSWRGRQVIGPFMRFNCVIGTNGSEGSAQPGKSNVMDALSFAIGERVASLRIRNLRDLIHGAHVGQPAADTARVALRCCDDDDRETVFCRSVVGNSCEYHINDTHVTFATYLEELTKIGIIAKAQNCLVFQGAVESIALKDPKERTKMLEIISQSKECAAEYEKKKAALLKAKEDTQFYFNKKKSATVERKQVSQEKIEAQKYQTLLDNIDQKHLQLRLAELYHNEKGISALNETLGQKQQATANKNSKLVKCEQTLKSYKKEHGRLAREQQHIEKEIRAQEHILSQSRSQYIKAKVNTAHHVKKAEESRNAYKKTKKLQATQEQDLANGLEELAAVERTWRDYEKQFQWEGTLHGRDIELDKDQLERYRELKQLAQRQGAVLSQQAEKLHWEVRADNDKLALDQRREKEVEVGIRNHQIQLEEVTRKAEKLEEYTQSCISSLEEYHQREENLSAELQRGRQRTEEVNRELGQVMEDLGNARLYSLESTRQQQRKDLLDKLRRLYPETVYGQLSDFCSPIHKKYQLAVTKVFGRYINAIIVASEKVARDCIIFMKEERYEHETFLPIDYLDVKPLNERLREVPGAKMLVDVVQITAATAASQLRRVVHFICGNSLVCETIKEARHLAFDGQKRLKTVALDGTLFAKSGLISGGSSDLRTKARLWDEKDMTRLKERKDQLTTELRDLMRLKRRETDLNQIIAQAQGAQIRLKYSKAELENIKKKNIPKCQAEISRMESELVNLNSQIHMQQESVKAKEAELKTLRDQIDKMEDSVFFDFCAEIGVGSIREYEQEHLRQQAERDKKRLEFENHCTRLNAQLQYEQNQLEQLKKKLHKMEEYVDEEERTMAERRKEEEELLVAVENCQDKLLELNNLLLSKKSQVTTAKVELDQKSQSVEEMNKELMKLQREVMSTETALEQKYLARHNLLVSIKIQNLSITLLSGSLNEISGEQLDAESESTLATMDVFEREAQLVIDYSALEEDFRILQTEEEVQAYIENMRESISSLEELLHHTSTPNFKALEKMKEVKDKLQGIMEAFDASTKATKKCSQEFEQVKAQRFQLFSRCFEHVSAVIDQIYKRICRNSSAQAILSVDNPDEPYLGGITYNCVAPGKRFMSMDNLSGGEKAIAALALLFAIHSFRPAPFFVLDEVDAALDNTNISKLTSFIREETKRNMQIIVISLKEEFFSKADALLGVFSESDDCMFSCIVTIDLRPYPLIEEDNGKDTDTDVRAA is encoded by the exons ATGGTGTATttaaagcagctggaggtggaaaaCTTCAAGTCGTGGCGCGGGAGGCAGGTCATCGGCCCCTTCATGCGTTTTAACTGCGTTATTGGCACAAACGGCTCCG AAGGTTCGGCCCAACCAGGAAAGTCCAACGTGATGGACGCCCTGAGTTTCGCCATAGGAGAGCGGGTCGCCTCGCTCCGCATCAGGAACCTCAGAGACCTGATACACGGAGCCCACGTCGGACAACCTGCGGCCGACACCGCCCGCGTCGCCTTGCGGTGCTGCGACGACGACGACCGGGAGACGGTGTTCTGCCGGAGCGTTGTCG GGAACTCGTGCGAGTATCACATTAATGATACACACGTTACTTTTGCCACATATTTGGAGGAGCTCACAAAGATTGGGATTATTGCAAAGGCTCAAAACTGTCTGGTGTTCCAG GGAGCAGTGGAGTCTATAGCTTTAAAGGACCCAAAGGAAAGAACCAAGATGTTAGAGATCATCAGTCAGTCAAAAGAGTGTGCTGCAGagtatgaaaagaagaaagcagccCTGTTGAAGGCTAAAGAGGACACACAGTTCTACTTCAACAAGAAAAAGTCTGCCACTGTTGAGAGGAAACAGGTGTCCCAGGAGAAAATAGAG gctcagaAGTACCAAACTCTCTTGGACAACATAGACCAAAAGCACTTGCAGCTAAGACTGGCTGAACTCTACCATAATGAGAAGGGCATCAGCGCCCTCAATGAGACTCTTGGGCAAAAACAGCAGGCTACAGCTAATAAGAACAGCAAACTGGTGAAATGTGAACAGACCCTCAAATCTTACAAGAAGGAACATGGACGTCTTGCTCGAGAGCAACAGCACATTGAGAAGGAGATCCG TGCCCAGGAACATATCCTGTCCCAGTCTCGGTCTCAGTACATCAAAGCCAAGGTAAACACTGCCCACCATGTGAAAAAGGCTGAAGAGAGCCGTAATGCTTACAAGAAAACTAAGAAGCTGCAGGCTACTCAAGAGCAGGATCTAGCAAATGGTCTGGAAGAGTTGGCTGCAGTAGAGAGGACATGGAGGGACTATGAGAAGCAGTTCCAATGGGAGGGAACCTTGCATGGAAGGGACATTGAGCTGGACAAGGATCAG CTAGAGCGATATAGGGAGCTAAAACAGTTGGCTCAAAGACAGGGGGCTGTCCTCAGCCAACAGGCAGAGAAGCTGCACTGGGAGGTGAGAGCTGACAATGATAAGTTGGCTTTGGACCAGCGCAGAGAAAAGGAAGTGGAG GTTGGCATCAGGAACCACCAGATTCAGCTGGAAGAAGTAACACGCAAagcagagaagctggaggagtaCACCCAGTCCTGCAT TTCATCTCTTGAGGAGTATCATCAGCGTGAGGAGAACCTAAGCGCAGAGCTGCAGCGGGGGCGCCAGCGCACTGAGGAGGTGAACCGGGAGCTGGGTCAGGTGATGGAGGATCTGGGGAACGCCCGGCTGTACAGCCTGGAGAgcacacgccagcagcagcgcaaGGATCTGCTAGATAAGCTTCGTAGACTCTACCCTGAAACTGTG TATGGCCAGCTCTCTGACTTCTGCAGTCCCATTCATAAGAAGTACCAGCTGGCTGTCACCAAGGTGTTTGGTCGCTACATTAATGCAATAATAGTGGCCTCAGAGAAAGTAGCCCGTGACTGCATCATTTTCATGAAGGAGGAGCGATACGAACACGAAACCTTTCTACCCATAGACTACTTGGAT GTGAAACCTCTAAATGAGCGTCTGAGGGAGGTGCCTGGTGCCAAGATGCTGGTTGATGTTGTACAGATTACAGCTGCCACTGCTGCGTCTCAGCTACGGAGAGTGGTGCATTTCATATGTGGCAACTCACTGGTGTGTGAGACCATCAAAGAAGCTCGACACTTGGCCTTCGATGGGCAGAAGCGCTTAAAG ACAGTAGCTCTGGATGGAACGCTGTTTGCCAAGTCGGGTCTGATTTCTGGAGGCTCCAGTGACCTACGCACTAAAGCTCGCCTCTGGGATGAGAAAGACATGACACGGCTGAAGGAACGCAAAGACCAGCTGACAACAGAGTTACGC GACCTAATGAGGCTGAAGCGGAGAGAGACCGACCTGAATCAGATTATTGCTCAGGCTCAGGGTGCTCAGATCCGCCTCAAATACTCCAAAGCTGAGctggaaaacattaaaaagaaaaatatccCTAAATGCCAAGCG GAAATTTCTCGTATGGAGAGTGAATTAGTAAACCTAAATTCTCAGATCCATATGCAGCAGGAGAGTGTGAAGGCAAAGGAAGCAGAGCTGAAGACACTCAGAGATCAGATTGACAAG ATGGAGGATTCTGTCTTTTTTGACTTCTGTGCTGAGATTGGGGTGGGCAGCATCCGGGAGTATGAGCAGGAGCACCTGAGACAGCAGGCAGAGCGTGACAAGAAACG GCTGGAGTTTGAGAATCACTGTACACGCCTAAATGCACAGCTTCAGTATGAACAAAACCaactggagcagctgaagaagaagcTCCACAAAATGGAGGAGTAtgttgatgaggaggagagaaccATGGCTGAGCGAAGGAAG gaggaggaggagctgctcgtGGCAGTGGAAAATTGTCAAGACAAGCTTCTTGAGCTGAACAACCTGCTGTTGTCTAAGAAAAGCCAAGTGACCACTGCCAAGGTTGAACTGGACCAGAAAAGCCAGAGTGTCGAAGAAATGAACAA AGAGTTGATGAAGCTTCAGCGGGAGGTGATGTCTACAGAGACAGCTTTGGAGCAGAAATACTTGGCAAGACACAACTTACTTGTGTCCATCAAGATCCAGAATCTGTCCATCACCCTGCTGTCTGGCAGTCTGAATGAAATCAGTGGGGAGCAG CTTGATGCAGAATCTGAAAGCACTTTAGCCACCATGGACGTGTTTGAAAGAGAGGCGCAGCTAGTCATCGATTACTCTGCACTGGAGGAAGACTTCAGG ATTCTGCAGACTGAAGAGGAGGTGCAGGCTTACATAGAAAACATGAGGGAGTCCATTTCCTCTTTGGAGGAATTGCTGCATCATACCTCTACACCAAATTTTAAAGCTCTCGAGAAgatgaaggaggtgaaggacaaGTTGCAGGGAATCATGGAAG CTTTTGATGCCAGCACGAAAGCAACCAAAAAGTGCAGCCAGGAGTTTGAGCAAGTGAAAGCCCAGCGCTTCCAGCTCTTCAGCCGGTGCTTTGAGCACGTGTCTGCTGTAATTGATCAAATCTATAAAAGAATTtgcagaaacagcagcgcaCAG GCCATTCTGAGTGTAGACAATCCAGACGAGCCGTACCTCGGAGGCATCACGTACAACTGCGTGGCGCCTGGGAAACGCTTCATGTCCATGGACAACCTGTCTGGTGGAGAGAAGGCCATCGCTGCTTTGGCCCTGCTGTTCGCCATTCATAG CTTCCGTCCTGCTCCTTTCTTTGTCTTGGATGAAGTGGATGCAGCTTTGGACAACACTAATATCAGCAAG TTGACCAGTTTCATCAGGGAGGAGACCAAGAGGAACATGCAGATTATTGTCATCTCCCTGAAGGAGGAGTTTTTCTCCAAGGCTGATGCTTTGCTTGGAGTTTTCTCTGAA TCTGACGATTGTATGTTCAGTTGCATTGTGACCATCGATCTGCGTCCATACCCTCTGATAGAAGAAGACAATGGGAAAGACACTGACACGGACGTCAGAGCGGCTTGA